Below is a window of Trichosurus vulpecula isolate mTriVul1 chromosome 4, mTriVul1.pri, whole genome shotgun sequence DNA.
TTTgctcccagttctttgctaaaaTGACTAGAGTACTATTCTGACTAATGTGCTTCCTATAGGCTCTTACCGCACTGGGGTATGTGGCCAGAAGGGAGATCTGTGAGTCAAAGACAGTGGCCAACTGAGTCACTCTTCTCAcataatttcaatattatttccaGAACAgttagaccaattcatagctctactaACAACATATTAATGTGTGTATCTTGCCACATCCTCCCCCAATATTGACTATTATCTCTCTTTGGTCACTTTTGTAAATTTGCAGGttgtgagatgaaacctcagtgATGTTTTAGTTTGCATTACTCGTCATTCTTATTGACTGGGTACACATCATATGGTCATACAGAGCATATAATTTTGCTTTTGAAAGCTGTTCATCCCTAACTTTGGAAGCTGAACCAATGAGGCCCTTCCATAATATTTACCTTTGTATCACTGCTAAACTGAATACTGAGCTAGATGGAGTCGTGACACTGTCACTGTCTATGCATGTGAGCCTACTTCAGATTAGGTGTCAGCAATATAACCATAAGCCCAAACCCATTTCTTAACCTTGTAAGGGAACCCGAAACACTAAGTGATGATATTGGGCAGGGGAGATCTGTTCTACTTTCTAAgcatcttttctcttccttccttccttccttccttccttccttccttccttccttccttccttccttccttccttccttccttcctctctctctctctctctctctctctctctctctctctctctctctctctcccccgcccctctctctctttcttccgtTAACTTGCCAATCTCTCAttccaaaacatttttaacaaGGAAAACACTTCTAAACAGTACCAAAATTGAAAGTTCAACAGTTGATATATGCTTAAAGTTATATTAATATTAGACACAAGTCTGATCCTCAGCTCAATAGAATCTGAGTCATCTCTGTGAAAAATTGTGAAGTAAGTGTTTGGTTCCTTCTCAGCCACCTCTTTCTGCATCCCTCCTTCCTGAACCCCAGCACTTGTCTGCCCAAGGACTGCCATCCCCAAGCTGCCTTACATTCCACAAttactttcctcttccttttttctgtacCTCATTAAAACTCTCATTCCTTTAGTCTCTGGATCTCACCTGTCAGTAAGAAAATAGCTTTAGAAACTAATTCATATTGAGATTTCCCATGACAGTAGCTTACTATGTCACCTCTCCAACTAgtatatgtacattttaaaagaaaacatttgttataaggaatgaatCCTTCCTAGTAGAATTTCAAATAGTATAGTACTTGGAGGAGGTATTTTTGAACAGGGGGTGCTTTCAGTCTCTTAGGAATGGATAGTctttaatgtaatttaatttaaaatgggaaaacattGCTCTTAACTATAATGGATCCTATTCCATACTTAGTTATCAAAACAGGGGAGAGCCCTGATGAGTGTGAAGAAAGCAAACATTTTGGCATGGACTATTACTGACATCAAGAGACTGACACCTATCAAAGCTGGCTGAGGAGCAAATGTGAATGTATATTCTTTTGGATTGCTCCTTccttattctcctagttctggtccatcatttctgaatttccctattcaCAAACAAATTTGATTTTTGTCTGTCTGGATATAAGTGGCTGATAGATGTGTACTACATAAAGataggagaaaaggggaggggtacTATATTTTTACTAATTAAAAATAAGAGGTAATTACTATTTGGGAGGGTCTATCTCAAACCTTTTCCTCCATCCTCACTGACTGCAAATTTATCAGAACCTTTGTCACTGGAAAATATCCCAgtcaaaaacatttctttttgtaGGCATATGCTACCAAAATTCCTGAGTTAAAATGGATTTACCATATAGCCATATGATAAAGATGTGTTAAAATTATGCCAATTAACCATGTAGTTAATCTAGTTCACAATTTTGCTAATATAGATATGATTAAagaatttacattattttaaaaatgtattattcatttattttgaacattgttttctttttaaattttgagctccaaattctttcccttcctccccatctcccccttccctactgagaaggcaagcaatatatcaattatacatgagaaatcatgtgaaacatatttctatattagtcatatttttaaaaaagcaagaaaaatagagagaattatacttcaatttgctcTCAAGGTTCATCACTTCTCCctctgcaggtggatagcattttttcatcatgagtcctttagaatggTCTTGGATTATTGAGTTGATCAGGGTAGCCAAGTCTCTTACAGTTGATCATTACAACCTTGCTGTTACCAtggcacaatgatctcctggttatTCTCAcgtcattttgcatcagttcggATAGGTCTTGCCATATTTTTCTGAACCCCATCCCTTACTTTGtcatttcccatagcacaataGTCCTCCATTGCAATCATCTtgcacaaattgttcagccatttcccaattgatgagaattcctcaatttccaattcttcaccaccacaaaaagagctgatataaataattttgtacataagagtccttttactttttctttgatctctttgaaatatagagctagtagtggtattcttgggtcaaagggtatacacagtttgatagccctttaggcacagttccaaattattctccagaatggttggatcagttcactactccaccaacaattcattagtatatctatttttccttcatcccctttagcatttgtcatttctgataggtgtgatacctcagagttgttttcatttgccatTCTCTAATTAGTAaggacttagagcattttttcatttgactttaaacagctttgatttcttctgaaaacttcccatttatatcctttgaccatttatcaattaaggaatggatcttatttttataaatttgactcagttctataatCAGtatatatttcagagatgagccctttatcaaagaaacttgctataaaaatgtttagtattagttcattgtctatagtacttTTTAGTAAAATGTGGCTTAccttttaattaggttttttttgcttttgctttttttgaggTCATGATtattacccctgccttttttccttcagctgaagcatgtTAAATTCTGTTCCACCctatattctgtgtgtgtgtccttcTGTTTTAAGTATgtctcttgtaaataacatactgttagattctggtttctaattcattctgctatctgcttctgttttatgagtgagcttatctcattcacattcacagttatgattaatgTGTATTTCCCtgtatcccattttcttctgtttcttctttttcatcctgtccctccacaaaagtttattttgcttctaaccactgcctcccttaacctgccctccattctatcatctctccccccatcctttgttttatccccctcccctccaaatctGCTATCGggtaagttatatttctatacacaaatgagtgtgtgtgtatacgttcttccctctttgaaacaattctgatgaaagtgaaGTTCAACCATTGCTCACCCacccccattttcccttccactgtaaaagctcttccttggaTACCTCtttttgtgagaaaattttccccattctatctctcccttcccccttctcacaGTGTACCTCtatcaccccttcattttttagaGATCATTCCAGCAGAATCAACTCATATTCATACCATCTGTCTATGCAAACTTCTTTTAACTGAActaataatgatgaagttcttaagagttatatGTATCTTCCTCCTATtcagaaatgtaaacagtttaactttgtttagtcctttatgagtactcttttattttatctttttatgcttctcttgagttttgtgtttaaatgtcaaattttctgttcatttctggtcttttcatcataaatgcttgaaagtcttctatttcattaaatatccattccccccccccaaggactatactcagttttgctgggtaggtgattcctggttgtaattctagctcctctgccctctggaatatcatattccatgtctATCACTCctcctttgatgtagaagctgataaatcttgtgtgacTATGGCatcacgatatttgaattgtttctttctggctgcttgaagtattttctctttaacctgggagctctgaaatttggctataatgttcctgggagttttcattttaggatctttttcaggaggtgattggtggatcctttccatttctattttatcctctgtatccaagatatcagggaagttttccttgataatttcttggaagatgaggtctaaggctctttctttgaccatggctttcaggtagtccaataattcttaagttacttctccttgatttattttccaggtcagttgtttttctagtgatatatttcatatttttttatttttttcccattcttttgactttgttttattgtttcttgatgtctcatggagtcattaccttccatttgacccattctaatttttaagaaattatttccttcagtgagatTTTAGACTTCTTTTTACCATtaggctaattctgttttttaaggtgttattttattcagtattttatgcctcttttaccaaactataaattctctttttataattttcttttatcactctcaattctatttccacttttcccctctaccattcttatctctttaacttttccagaattcttgttgggcttggatTCAATTAATATTCTTCTTTAAGGTTTTGTTTGTAGCTATTTTAACATTGTTGCCTTCTTTTGAGTTTATGATTTTGTCTTCCCTGACACTGTAGTACCTTTTCATGGTCAAATTATTTGTTATTTGCTCATAtatccagcctatttcttgactttgagctTTATactaaagttgggctctgctcagtGTGGAGACAcagtctcaagcttcaggcttttttatgctgctattttcagagctagttctggggatttgcaagtttttggtgcttccaaggtggtgtgatcctgggagaggtatggttCCTGATcccctggtctgcactctggtctttgcccaggaagggcccctggtctcctgcagccacaagtgtTAGCATTTTCTTTGCCTTGCTCCCTTGTGAACAACCCCCTTGCTCAAGTTCTACACTGGAACTGCGACTCAGAAATACATAcaggcaatagagttgccaaccACTGCCAGACCTACCCAGTGCCAACTGTCTGACCCCCTACTGTCTCTGGGCTTAGAAATTCTGAAgttgctactgctactgctgctgagGCTTCTGTTGCCATGTGTATGGGCTCTGGACAGGCTTCTACCTTGGTGATACAAACTTCTCTTGCCAACCTCTcaagttttcttaggccagaaaaaggTCTCACCCTGACCCTTTGTTAGCTCTGCTGCTCCCAAATTTgatttgaagtgttattttaagGTTGTTGGggggaaatgttgggagagttcagctgggttgcctCTAATCTTGGCTTAGCTCTCCCCcgaattcacattttaaaaggagaattCCAGACTGACAAGACATGCTCAATTCACAGTAAAAAGGAATCGTAAGAAAAATGCATATTGTGACTTCCAAAAGGCAGCTGAGTGAAAAGTTATTTATAAATCCAATTTCACCACATCACCTCAAAAAAGTTAGAAACTCACACCAAGTTAATGTTTAAATGTGGCTAAAagaagagtgaaagaaaaaattcctcaccgaaaaaaaaagaaaatagcagagagactgaggcaatgagcaaacaatgaaaactttttaaaatacaatgaagaaaagcTATTGGAGTAAGAGAATGGAAGTTTAAAattccagaagaagaaactaattcTATGATAACTACAATTAGAGCTCCAgacaaagaaaatggaatggCCCCAAGAACCCTAAGTGGTTGGAAGGcctaaaaaaaagaactgaaggaaaaaataagtaaTTAAATTATAGCTCTTAAtgaaaaactcaaaagaagaactgATCATATACAATGGAAGCTAGAAAACAATAGCAAGACAATGAACACCCTGGAACAAAGACTAGAGAAGATAGAGTCCAAAATTcagtaatagaaaaaaagattattagaacaaaatcaaaagctaGCAAAATTGAAAGTATATGATAcatctgtaatttttttaaaaagctggagagaaaatataagaattgcTGGCTTCCCAGAAACATAAACTATAGATCGCATTTGAATAAGTCATAAAAGAATTTGCCTAAAAGGGCAAATTACGATCAAGTGAATCCAAAGCATAATATAGGAGATGGATCCCTAGTTTAACTCATGCATAAATGTTTCTGCTAATGTACCAGAACatccaggtcaaagaaaagtaTTACAAATAGGTAGGAAAAGACAGAATAGGCAACAAGGAACTCTTGTAAGAACTATGTACCACTACTCATCATTGAtgagaaattaaagaaaagaatgaagtatTTCATgctcaaaacaaaggaaaatagctTGTACCTAAAAACAACtggacaattttgaaagtaatatgtaaAATTTATCATATACATAAAAGGTAAGCATTATAAGAATGGTAATTCACATTttcatataaattctttttttatgttcAGCTGTGCATTTGGAAATGCTttcttttggcatttaaattcagtgtaaaaatttttttaaaagatcaaatatCAGTATGTCAGTCTAATGTAGAGTGTAGTGTATGAAAGGAAGTAATAGAAAGGTAGGTTTGAGATAAACTGTGtagggttttaaatgtcagagggagaaggtctgtattttatcctagaagtaatagggagctactggagtctAGTAAGCGGGAAAGTAACAtagtcagacttatgctttaTTATGCACTATTATAATAGAACtctatttttctgtatttcatgGTATCTTTATAAAATGTGATAATTTTCCAGGGCAAAAGCTCACAAAAAGGGAAATATTGCATGTATCATTTATAGAACAGAATCTAATAAAAACTGTAATAAAAAAGGTAACTATGAACAAAGGACACAGAttttaatggaaataaaataatgttatCCTAATTAATGAGTGagtcaaaggacaaatcatatAAACAAACAATTACATTAAAGGAAGAATAATATAATGAAACAACACCTCAAAATTAGTGGGATACAGCTACAGTAGTCTTTAGAGgaaaatttttctctttgaacATTTATGTTAACTGGGTAAATGAGCTCACACCTTTAAATttttagaaaaccaacaaattgaTCATTTCTAAGTGAGTAAAAGAGAAGATAAtttgaaaaccaaagaagagataaacaaagtaggaaataaaaattatgaagTTAATACAAAAATCAGATGTTTTCTTTTCTAGAGACCAAAAACAAATCAGTAAACCATAAGCTAATTTGATtttgagagagaggaaaaaccaaattatcagaaaaaagaaagaattcgcaagtagaaaagaaataaataacattACTAGAAACTACTATACCTAATTATATgtcaaaaaactgaaaacttgaGTGAAATGAATATTCATAAAAATCTAAAATGCTCAGATCAAcacaatatgaaaaagaaaatctaaagaaCTTCTCATAAGAAGAAATAgagcaagccataaatgaacccctaaaaggaaaaggtaaaaaaaacccTCTGGTCCAGATGGATTTATAGGTTAATTctgtcaaatatttgaagaaattactCTTTATTATATAATGCATTCTCAAAAATAAGGAAACACTTTGCTAAATTTTTACTATGATTTAAATATAGTCTTGATACTCaaaccaagaaaagaaagaaagaaaaaagaaaaaaaccatataGTAATTTGCTAGGTATTgttctaggtactgggaatacagagGCAAAGATGAAACAATTCATACCCTCAAAGCATATACATTCAATTGAGGGTTGGAGGTAggtggagacaacacatacatattataagcatgtaaaatattttaaaaataaatacaagattttTTTCCCTGGGGAAGTTTAACTGATAGTTGGGGATCATTGTATAGAAGGTATTatgtgagctgagctttgaaacaGAGAttgtaagaggcagaagtgatgaAGGTGTGCATTCTTGGCATGAGAGACAGGAAGGGCAAAGGCATTGAGATACAAGACATACTGTTCTATGTGGAGAATACTAAGATGGCTAGTTTGACAGGATCATAGGGTAGGAGGAGGAGAGTACTATATAATAGAAACTAGAAAGCCTAgtttgtgaaggtctttaaatgccaaacaaagttggaatcaagaaaaaaattaagataattaAGAGCTTCAataaagtagcaagaaaaaaaataaatccatgcAAATTATCAGTTTCTctgaatattctttaaaaaaaatccaggaggaagagataagaAGAGATATTCCACGTAAAATAAACTAGATTAAATATCTGGGGAATGACCAACCAAGACACATACAAAAACTATAAAAACAGCActactataaaataattattacaaAAAAGAATATCCTAATAATTAAAGAGATATTATATTCAACGTCTATGTTTGGGCCTCACTGATCTAATAAACATGATGCTACTAAGCAATACTCTACAGATTTAGTACTATACACAATCACATTACCAAGGGAATTAGACAAAATAATATTTAGAggattcatttggaagaataaaaaaatcaagacTATTAAGgaactcaatgaaaaaaataggaaggagggtaGTTTTGTgctaccagatctcaaactatagaGGAgtattatcaaaactatctggtactagctaaaCAGCTGAATAGCCTAGATAAGCAAGACCTAGAAATAAATGCACACAGTGAACTAGTATTTGATTTACCGAAGAACACATAATACTGGGAAAGTAACCATTTGACaagaattgctgagaaaactgaaaagcagtctgtCCCAAAACAGGGTTAGCTCAGTGTCTTATACTTTATAGTATATTAAATTGCAAATAAAGAGttgaaatataaaatgtcatactataaaaaaatttgagaagaatagaaagttattatggatAAGGGCAGAACTAATAGCAAGACTTGGGGTAGAAAAATTCCAGAGGACATACTACAGTGTTgagaatataaaattaaaagcttttacagtaataaaatcaaaatgaaaaatagattgaagagaaaaatctttgaattaaatatttgataaaagcTGGAAATCCACAATTCATATGTGGTCTTTGACACAAATATATGGGATTAAAAGCCACATCACAAAGttgtcaaaggagatgaacaaacatttttcaaaagaacaCAAACTATCAGCAGCCCATTGAAAGTGTTCAGAATTAATGAtaatcagaaaaatgcaaatataaCCAAATCTAAAGTATCCTTTCGTATCCCTTAAGCTAGCAATGAtgctaaaagtttaaaaaaatgaggaaaagtttgctagagggggcaggtgaagatttttttaaatcccatctgctgattttatcagtgtagcaAGCAAGCTCTGGGCAAGGAATTCTCCCTACCATTGCAGAGTGGCAGCTTgtcaatttatggtcttagaaagtagctgttaaatgactcgcccatgATCACACAAGTAGGATGCATTAGGGGTGGGCCTTGAaaccaggtgtttctgactctaagttcTGCTCTGTATTCTCTGTCTTTCACCTTATAAGCCTATATGAAgactgggacactaattcactgtcgGGGCAATTGTGAATTAGTTCactcattctggaaaacaattttggaTTTATGAAGGAATAAATTGTTTATACCCTTTACCCACTAATCCCACTACTGGGAATGCATCCGAAGGATATTATCAACAGTAAGGTCTGCAAGCACAAAGGTTTCCATGTCTACCATTATTTGTGATAATCAATAGTTTAGCAGCAAAAATAGGTGCTCAGCAATTGAAGAATGCTGCAAAAATGTTGAAATATGAACAGCtgatagttaataataataatagctaaaattaatatagcactttagggtttgtaaagagctttacatatactACCTCATTTGAAAGTAATGGATTTTACTGTGTCAAGGAATGACAATATTTTAAGAATTCACAGCAAAGCCTGTGTGAAGTAATGCAGAGTGAAAGAAACAGATCCAAGAGAATCctatatgtgggtatatgtatgtacaaaatgactttaataacataaataaaatcagCATTAGAAGACAGGAAAACTGGACAATAACAAGGTTCATGTCGTATCAGGCTGTGTAAGTGAAAGGTACCTCCTCTTTGAGGTTAATAAACAACAAACTCTCGGCTAATGTACTTTTGAGTATTGATAGGGAAATGTCTGTTCAAAACAAAATTTgtcaaaactttatttttaaaaaggaaaaacaggagTAATAGTTTTTAAACTGAAAACATTTAAACATGCTAATAACAGCCCATTCAATTGAAGATACCCTAAAATCTGCTCATAAGACCAACAAAAAGTTCTTATAATGATCTTACCCTCTTTTCCCTATGCTTGAGAAAAAAGGCACATGAAAATAGAAGTGGTTAAAACAGTATGGGGCACTTTAAAATGTTGAGGTAACTGTGATAACATTTTGGGAAATTTTTACTTGTTTGGAAGGTTCAAATTCTAGAGCAACCAACTGGCTTAATCCTACGGGGAAATTCTCAGCTGAATGAGCTCCCAGTCTTAGAGGAAAGCAgctttttcaataaaaaaaaatcttcgtTCCTAATTGTTTAAACCCCTTGAAAGAGGAGTAGTTTATTGAATGGAGACAATAGTCAGGAACCCCTTAGTCTGGCTATTTTGTCTTTTTCAGAAGATGTCAGAATATTTGAAGAATAATCATTTCAGGAACACTGAAAAATTAGCAAGCTGAACTGCTAAAAGTGctgatttaaaataatttcccctCATGAATCCCAAGATCAAAAAAATGAAACCCAtactcttataacaaagaatcatTTGAGGATCAAGGAAATTCTATAAATCATTGTAATTTCCATACAACTCTCCAGTTAAAAAATACTATATAACTCTGGTAAAGCTAGGACAAAATTACTTGTATAAAATGATGAAAACTCCTCACCTCTCTTGCAGTTTCTTCAGTTTGTCAGGATCTGCCTTTGTCTGATAACTCTCCTTTGCATTTATGGAGTTAGAATCTGTCATTCTATTTTCAGCTTCAATTTGGTTTGGTAAATCAGACACTGCAAAGAAAGTAAAAGGTATTTCCTCTTGTATAGGCTCTGCCATAtgcagatggcctctgaagttcatCCTTAATTGAGAAGAGCTCGGAGGATCCACTGAAGATGAGCCATCCTGTGAATTATCTAAGACATCTTCAGTATTTAGTAGAGTCTCAGGTGGTTGACTTGTTAAGTTCTTCTCTTCAATTTCCTTGACATAAAATTCAGATGCATTGTCTATTGGTGATGAAGTATCTTGATTTTCAGAAGTGGCAGATGGATTTCGACTTCTAATAGGCGATAAAGGTCGGCGAACATTAAACCTTGAGTTTCCTTCTGCATCCGAGCCCTGAAGCGCAACAGGGGTCAAGGACAAGTTTGCTTGGACCTCAGCTCGCTGTGCAGAATGGAGTAATGATCTTGGGGTGTTATAAGATGAATTCAGTAATGGTCTATGAGCTGTTGACCTATTAGGAGGAAAGCAATCAAAAGAATTCCTAGGACTGTTTCCATAGGATTGCCTATCTCTATTATAAGTATGGTTCCCAGGCCTAGTTTCCACAAAACTACAATCATTGGGTAAAGTCTCTATATTAATACAACTGTCTTGTCTGTTTTCACCTTTAATACCCCACAAATTAAATGAGGTTTTCTCTCCTTCGTCATCAACACAGTCACTTTCCTTAGTAGAATGGCCATCAGGGTTTTTATGATCTCGAGGCAGCCTTTGTCCTAACAAGGACTGTTCAAGAGCTGAGTCCATCACATTACTTTTTCTCAATGAGCGATGaacagtttcatttctttttaatggaCTAGGTCTGCTATTTTCAAGGTCCTCTTCAGAGTTCTGGTTTTCAACCTGAATTCCTAATATCCTGCCAAATCCGATATTCTTGTTATTGAAAGGAGAACACGGCGGTTGTATACCAGCAAGTAGAAATTCTTCTTCTAAATTAGTAATatcctcagtgtcttcatttccTCCGATAGAATTAACTGTGTTTAATTCTAAAAAGGGGTAAAAGTCTTCATCTCTGAACCTAACTGATGCCCTTCTTGGTTGCACTGTGCTAGTAGATGTAAGGGATGGTACACTGGATTCACCCAATGCCTGGGAACCATTTGCTCCTTGGAAAGACGGTGAGAGAGGTAAAGATGGTTGAGCTGGGGAGAGAGCAGTCCAGTCTTTGGAGACTTTTTCGGGTgttttttgatctgcatttagttGTGAAGATGGAACTAAGTTTCTTCTCTCTCGAGTTTGCCTCTTCATCTTAGAATCATTTGACCACACATCTTGTTGCACTACTGAATCTGTAAAGACCAAATCACATTTTGTCAAAGTTGATTCTGAGCGaatgaccttttttttaaagaaaaaaaaagcaatagacTTTTGCATTTTCATATGATCCTTGGAAAATAAATGCCTGAAGAGAATACATGTAgtaaaaatggaattgggaagatAGGTCTAATACATAGTTGTCTGACCATACTATAGATGCTATGACGTTTCTGTATTGGTGAAGTGTGGGGCAATGCGTACAAACAGCAATCTTTGGGTGCTCCTAGTCATACCTTTAGAGCTGCTAGGCATGGAAATTAATTCCAGAGTAGCAACACTAATAATATCTGATATCTATAGTcgctttaaatatattatctcacttgagccttaaaaacaaccctgtgagttaatTACAATAGgcattataattcccattttaccaatgaggacactgaagctaaGAGAGGTTACATAGCT
It encodes the following:
- the MARCHF10 gene encoding LOW QUALITY PROTEIN: probable E3 ubiquitin-protein ligase MARCHF10 (The sequence of the model RefSeq protein was modified relative to this genomic sequence to represent the inferred CDS: inserted 1 base in 1 codon); the encoded protein is MMHEARDRQKFVSDAQYLRDMQHKVDSEYQACLRRQEKKRDQFCRQESSFERPRPSSISSSRQNSVEEDLGPEQKLTSKASLTKSESKLPAIDQTSVKQKQKVTTCSKKPEKNVGGTSKPSPPAQAQILSRKKRPNLGRLTVSPEMQSRRPSGDRNRQISSLQGKEQTPRGSDSVVQQDVWSNDSKMKRQTRERRNLVPSSQLNADQKTPEKVSKDWTALSPAQPSLPLSPSFQGANGSQALGESSVPSLTSTSTVQPRRASVRFRDEDFYPFLELNTVNSIGGNEDTEDITNLEEEFLLAGIQPPCSPFNNKNIGFGRILGIQVENQNSEEDLENSRPSPLKRNETVHRSLRKSNVMDSALEQSLLGQRLPRDHKNPDGHSTKESDCVDDEGEKTSFNLWGIKGENRQDSCINIETLPNDCSFVETRPGNHTYNRDRQSYGNSPRNSFDCFPPNRSTAHRPLLNSSYNTPRSLLHSAQRAEVQANLSLTPVALQGSDAEGNSRFNVRRPLSPIRSRNPSATSENQDTSSPIDNASEFYVKEIEEKNLTSQPPETLLNTEDVLDNSQDGSSSVDPPSSSQLRMNFRGHLHMAEPIQEEIPFTFFAVSDLPNQIEAENRMTDSNSINAKESYQTKADPDKLKKLQESLLEEDSEEEGDLCRICQIAGGSPTNPLLEPCGCVGSLQFVHQECLKKWLKVKITSGAELGAVKTCEMCKQGLIVDLDDFNVNDYYRKHQQSRAQNELMNSGLYLVLLLHLYEQRFAELMRLNYNRVARERIRIQEMVMKTVYSKATAGSSNEEGXRGAQCQWGSPLPSYLLCAPHVCLLSSFLLKQKPMSMQFTFVLYTRLFLGSGLSILKQQHQLTLALEYHDAEQLVVSYLLIMSSSCPVSPSSNSLYTMVMAQTSAGFSAATFKLGSCYPGSPGSLP